A DNA window from Paraclostridium bifermentans contains the following coding sequences:
- a CDS encoding alpha/beta-type small acid-soluble spore protein, producing the protein MTTNNNNTKAVPEAKAALKQMKLEIANELGISNYDTADKGNMTARQNGYVGGYMTKKLVEMAEQQLSGQQR; encoded by the coding sequence ATGACAACAAACAATAATAACACTAAAGCAGTACCAGAAGCTAAAGCAGCTTTAAAACAAATGAAATTAGAAATAGCAAATGAATTAGGTATATCTAATTATGACACTGCTGACAAAGGAAATATGACAGCAAGACAAAATGGATATGTTGGTGGATACATGACTAAAAAATTAGTTGAAATGGCAGAACAACAATTAAGTGGACAACAAAGATAA
- a CDS encoding BaiN/RdsA family NAD(P)/FAD-dependent oxidoreductase: MKKVVVIGGGAAGMIAASTASSMGHDVTLLEKNDRLGKKLLITGKGRCNITNDCDIEELIENIPTNGKFLYSSFYTFTNDQVIDMFNSLGVKTKTERGKRVFPESDKAKDVVVALEKQLKQNNVKIVMNASVDKIEVKDGNVKGVVLKDKKIINCDCVIVSTGGMSYPRTGSTGDGYKFAKNLGHTIVKPIPSLIGLETMEDVYELNKLSLRNVAIKVMDKRGKSIFEDFGEMEFNEFGIDGPIIKSASCRMKSFENETYKIYLDLKPALSEETLDKRIQKDFKKYTNKKFENSLDDLLPKKLIPYVIKQSGIDKDLAVHQISKEQRKHLVNLLKNMEFTIKRYRPIDEAIVTSGGVKTNEINSSTMESKIVSGLFFAGEVIDVDGYTGGFNLQIAFSTGYLAGISC, encoded by the coding sequence TTGAAAAAAGTAGTTGTAATAGGTGGAGGAGCAGCAGGGATGATAGCAGCATCAACTGCGTCTAGTATGGGGCACGATGTTACTTTACTAGAGAAAAATGATAGATTAGGCAAAAAATTGCTTATAACAGGAAAAGGAAGATGCAATATAACTAATGATTGTGATATTGAAGAGCTTATTGAAAATATCCCTACTAATGGAAAATTTTTATATAGTTCATTTTATACATTTACAAATGATCAAGTTATAGATATGTTTAATTCTCTTGGAGTAAAAACTAAGACTGAAAGAGGAAAAAGAGTTTTTCCAGAGAGTGATAAAGCTAAGGATGTTGTTGTTGCACTAGAAAAACAATTAAAGCAAAATAATGTGAAAATTGTTATGAATGCATCGGTTGATAAGATAGAAGTAAAAGATGGAAACGTCAAAGGTGTTGTTTTAAAAGATAAAAAGATTATAAACTGTGATTGTGTAATAGTTTCAACTGGAGGAATGAGTTACCCAAGAACAGGTTCAACAGGTGATGGATATAAATTTGCTAAAAATTTAGGACATACTATCGTGAAACCTATACCATCTTTAATTGGACTTGAAACTATGGAAGATGTTTATGAGTTAAATAAGCTATCTCTTAGAAATGTTGCTATAAAAGTAATGGATAAGAGAGGGAAAAGTATCTTTGAAGATTTTGGAGAAATGGAATTTAATGAATTTGGAATAGATGGGCCTATAATAAAATCAGCAAGTTGCAGAATGAAATCTTTTGAAAATGAAACATATAAGATTTATTTAGATTTAAAGCCAGCTTTAAGTGAAGAAACTTTAGATAAGAGAATTCAAAAGGACTTTAAAAAATATACTAATAAAAAATTTGAAAATAGTTTAGATGATTTACTACCTAAAAAACTAATACCTTATGTTATTAAACAAAGTGGTATAGATAAAGATTTAGCAGTTCATCAGATTTCAAAAGAACAAAGAAAACATTTAGTTAATTTATTAAAAAATATGGAATTCACTATAAAAAGATATAGACCTATAGATGAAGCTATAGTAACATCTGGAGGCGTTAAGACAAATGAAATAAATTCATCAACGATGGAATCAAAGATCGTTAGTGGTCTATTTTTTGCAGGAGAAGTAATAGATGTAGATGGATATACAGGTGGGTTCAATTTACAAATTGCATTTTCAACAGGATATTTAGCGGGAATAAGTTGTTAA
- a CDS encoding phosphatase PAP2 family protein has translation MNMEVEILKYVQSFNNPILDTIFLIITMSTEVPVILVLASILYWCINKKYGARLLFALTGNIALNTGVKEYFKSPRPIGVEGIKSMRTSTATGYSFPSGHTQIGTTFWVSIMNILKNKYMYLFGTIIFILIGLSRLYLGVHWPVDVLFGWFFGIFFTIICNCIIMKIEESQKYSYFMIIVIPMILGLFIVNSIEYIKMAGLLSGFIVGYIIERQCINFKVDVSLKSKIFRYIFGLLSLGAVYAILKLIMPQNYVGSYLRYFILMVYAMAGAPYLFDKIWKE, from the coding sequence ATGAATATGGAAGTTGAAATATTAAAATATGTACAATCTTTTAATAATCCAATATTAGATACGATATTTTTAATAATAACTATGAGTACAGAGGTACCTGTTATTTTAGTATTAGCTTCAATTTTATACTGGTGTATAAATAAAAAGTATGGAGCAAGATTACTTTTTGCATTAACAGGAAATATAGCATTAAACACTGGAGTAAAAGAGTATTTTAAATCTCCAAGACCAATAGGTGTTGAAGGAATTAAATCTATGAGAACATCAACTGCAACAGGATATTCATTTCCAAGTGGACATACTCAAATAGGAACTACTTTTTGGGTTAGTATAATGAATATATTAAAAAATAAATATATGTATTTATTTGGAACAATAATATTTATATTAATAGGATTATCAAGATTATATTTAGGTGTCCATTGGCCTGTTGACGTATTATTTGGATGGTTTTTCGGAATATTTTTCACTATTATATGCAATTGTATAATAATGAAAATTGAAGAAAGTCAAAAGTATAGTTATTTTATGATAATAGTAATTCCTATGATATTAGGTCTATTTATTGTAAATAGCATAGAGTACATAAAGATGGCAGGACTATTAAGTGGATTTATTGTTGGTTATATAATAGAAAGACAATGTATAAATTTTAAAGTAGATGTTAGTTTAAAATCCAAAATATTTAGGTATATATTTGGATTATTAAGTTTAGGAGCTGTATATGCTATTTTAAAATTAATTATGCCTCAAAACTATGTAGGTAGTTATTTAAGATATTTTATATTGATGGTATATGCAATGGCAGGAGCGCCATATTTATTCGATAAAATTTGGAAGGAATGA
- a CDS encoding PTS sugar transporter subunit IIA — translation MIIITGHGKFASGIKSSLDLILGDYNFLKIVDFTEEKTPRDLKQEIQCLVNENTEAKTYIFTDLAGGTPFKVSSELKLENKNIEVFCGTNLPMVVESTMMESLGCEIDIDLIKETGINSIKPKKKIIEFCEDGI, via the coding sequence TTGATTATAATAACAGGGCATGGAAAGTTTGCATCTGGAATAAAAAGTAGTTTGGATTTAATATTAGGGGATTATAATTTTTTAAAAATAGTTGATTTTACTGAGGAAAAGACTCCAAGAGATTTAAAACAAGAAATACAGTGTTTAGTTAATGAAAATACTGAAGCAAAAACATATATATTTACAGATTTAGCAGGGGGGACGCCATTTAAGGTTAGTAGTGAGTTAAAATTAGAAAATAAAAATATAGAAGTGTTTTGCGGAACTAATTTGCCTATGGTAGTTGAATCTACTATGATGGAGTCGTTAGGTTGCGAAATAGACATTGATTTAATAAAAGAAACAGGAATAAATAGCATAAAACCAAAAAAGAAAATAATTGAGTTTTGCGAAGACGGGATATAA